ACAAGGAAATTCCCCTGGGTGACCGTAAGAATTCTGTATTCATGAGCACGGTGGTGACGTATGGAAGGGGAAGCGGAATTGTGGTTGCAACAGGCATGCACACCCAGATTGGTCTGATAGCCGAAATGCTGCAATCCTATGAAGCGGAACCGACTCCTCTCCAGAAAAAACTTGACCAGTTGGCAAAGATACTCGGGGTTGGATGCCTCGCTATCTGCTGCATCATTTTTGCGTGGGGTCTGATAAGGGACACACATTTGAGCGCAATCTTTCAGCAAGGGATATCCGCATATTTCTCTGCCGAAAAGAGGAATATTGTCAATCTTTTCATGACTGCCGTTAGCCTGGCTATAGCAGCTGTGCCCGAAGGTCTGCCTGCGGTCGTAACTATATGTCTTGCCCTTGGCATGCAGCGTATGATAAAGCGCCATGCATTGATCCGTAAATTGCCGGCCGTTGAGACACTTGGTTGCACAACAGTTATCTGCTCCGACAAGACAGGGACGCTGACACAGAATAAAATGACTGTCGTGCAGGGATGGGCTGGAGGAAAACTTTTTCAGGTATCAGGAGAAGGATATGTACCGCAAGGGGAATTTTTGCTCGATAATGTACCCTTTAATACATTTGATTATCAGGAGGCTGTTCTTTTACTCCATGGCTCATTACTCTGTAATGATGCAAAACTGGAAGAAAGCGGTGAAGAGAATGGAGCTAAAACGTGGCGGATGGTTGGAGACCCGACCGAGGGGGCCATGGTTGTCGCCGCCGCAAAGGGGGGGATATGGCGGACGGATGCGGACAGGATATTCCCTCGGGTCATGGAAATTCCCTTTGATTCTGAGAGAAAAAGGATGACAACCATTCATCGATTCCAGAGATCTGCACAACATGGCAGCGAGATTGGTTTTGATTCCCCGGAGGTAATTGCTTTTGTGAAAGGAGCACCCGATGTAATCCTTGACCTCTGTACGAGTTGTATTGAGGATGGGAAGATCGTGCCTCTCGATGCGGCAGGGAAACAGGGAATACTGAAGGTCAACAGGGGTATGGCGCAGCAGGCGCTGAGGGTTCTCGGTGTTGCCTATAGACCGATGGATAGTGTGCCCGACTCATGTGATTTTACCATTATCGAACAGAAGTTGGTTTTCGCAGGGCTTTTAGGTATGATGGACCCACCCCGGCCCGAGGTGAAGCAGGCAGTGAAAGTGGCTCATGGGGCCGGGATTAAAAGTGTTATGATTACCGGTGACTATAAGGACACCGCCGAGGCAGTGGCAAGGGAGATCGGTATACTCTCACCAGCGGGAAAGGTGTTTACCGGGGCCGAGCTTGATTCAATGAGCGATCCTGAGTTCGCAAAGGTTATCGATGATGTAAACGTGTGCTGCCGGGTCTCACCACAACACAAAACAAAGGTTGTTGATGCCTTTAAGGCAAAAGGACATGTGGTTGCCATGACGGGAGATGGTGTAAACGATGCCCCGGCACTGAAAAGAGCAAATATCGGCGTGGCCATGGGTATTACCGGGACTGACGTCTCAAAGGAGACCGCCGACATGATCCTTACCGATGATAACTACGCAAGTATTGTTTCTGCCGTAGAGGAAGGCCGGATTATCTATGCAAATATCAGAAAATTTGTCTTCTTTCTCCTGGCATGTAACATCGGTGAGGTTTTGATAGTTTTTCTCTCCATGCTTTTCGGTATGCCTGTCCCCTTCAGGCCTATCCAGTTGCTGTGGTTGAACTTAGTGACCGATGGCGCTCCTGCCCTCGCACTCGGCCTGGAAAAAGGTGAGCCCGATATCATGAAGCGTCCGCCAAGACCGACAACGGAACCGGTTATAAACAAGGATATGGCATTAGGTCTTGTTGTTATCCCGCTTGTTGATACGGTTGCGATACTTTCTGTTTTTGCAATAGGAATTATCAGGTTTCCTGAAAATCTTGCGGCTGCACGGACCATGGCGTTTATAACGCTCTGTATGTCGGAACTATTAAGGGCATATACCGCACGGTCGGAATACTACAGCGTTTTCTCAATCGGCGTTTTTTCGAACCGCTGGATGCAGCCGGGGGTTATCAGTTCGGCGTTCCTTGTCCTCATAACGGTATATGTCCCGTTTCTGAGACCGTTTTTTGGTACAACATTCCTCGGC
This portion of the Syntrophorhabdaceae bacterium genome encodes:
- a CDS encoding cation-translocating P-type ATPase; this encodes MKLRECHYMPIEHVVDRLETRIGEGLTQAEAGKRLEEHGPNELAEKPRPGFFKMLMAQFSNFLVIILIIAAIVSLLLGEIVDAVAIMVIVVLNAIVGVVQESKAEAALAALQKMAAPNAQVIRDGHQITVPSRELVPGDIVTIEAGNYIPADLRLIESINLKIEEASLTGESVPVEKDAKSVLDKEIPLGDRKNSVFMSTVVTYGRGSGIVVATGMHTQIGLIAEMLQSYEAEPTPLQKKLDQLAKILGVGCLAICCIIFAWGLIRDTHLSAIFQQGISAYFSAEKRNIVNLFMTAVSLAIAAVPEGLPAVVTICLALGMQRMIKRHALIRKLPAVETLGCTTVICSDKTGTLTQNKMTVVQGWAGGKLFQVSGEGYVPQGEFLLDNVPFNTFDYQEAVLLLHGSLLCNDAKLEESGEENGAKTWRMVGDPTEGAMVVAAAKGGIWRTDADRIFPRVMEIPFDSERKRMTTIHRFQRSAQHGSEIGFDSPEVIAFVKGAPDVILDLCTSCIEDGKIVPLDAAGKQGILKVNRGMAQQALRVLGVAYRPMDSVPDSCDFTIIEQKLVFAGLLGMMDPPRPEVKQAVKVAHGAGIKSVMITGDYKDTAEAVAREIGILSPAGKVFTGAELDSMSDPEFAKVIDDVNVCCRVSPQHKTKVVDAFKAKGHVVAMTGDGVNDAPALKRANIGVAMGITGTDVSKETADMILTDDNYASIVSAVEEGRIIYANIRKFVFFLLACNIGEVLIVFLSMLFGMPVPFRPIQLLWLNLVTDGAPALALGLEKGEPDIMKRPPRPTTEPVINKDMALGLVVIPLVDTVAILSVFAIGIIRFPENLAAARTMAFITLCMSELLRAYTARSEYYSVFSIGVFSNRWMQPGVISSAFLVLITVYVPFLRPFFGTTFLGISDWIVMAPFMLMAPVAAEIVKIFLRKRHRELNINPDR